TGGATCGAGACCCTGCAAAACCGTTTAATCTATCTAAAACGTTGGGTTTATCAACCCAATCTACCTACTTAGACAATAAAATTACCCAAGTCGCCATCAGATTTAGCTGTAAAGGTCGTCTCAAAGGCAGAAAAAGCAGTCCGAAACTTCATTTTGAAGGTGCGGACTGCTTTTGTTTGGACTCGGCTAAGGCCGCCCCTTTAGGCGGCTGCCAAACTATTTTCTCTCCAATCTTTCCAATAAATCCTGCGGAGCAACATATTCTAAAGCATTCCCTGATTTGAATGGTACTAGGAATCTATATTCTCCAAGTTTGCTTAAATCGCTGCGGGCAGTATTTAAAGAAATACCGTATTGGTTTGCAATCTCTTGTGCAGTAAAGATTTTTCCGCTTTCTTCCACCGCTTTTTGCAGGATGCCGATTTGCCGCTGGTTCAACTTTCCTATCTTTTCGATATACTGGGCAATTGCTGCTTTGAATTCCTGCTGGTGTTTTTGTTTGTCGGAAATATAGTTTTCCAAATCGGTAACTGCCCGCTTGATAATGTCGCATTGGTAATAGATAAAATAGGTTAAATCCAAATCGTCGGTTTCTGCATGCAGATAGGATTTGGCGTATTGGGCAGGGGCGTTTTTCAGCAGGCGGCTGATGGATATGTATTCAAACAGCCAGTAGCCGTTTTTGAGCATAAACCAATAGAACAAAGCCCGCGCCGTCCGCCCATTGCCGTCGCCGAACGGGTGGATATAGCCGATGAGGAAATGCAGAATAATTGCTTGGACAACTGGATGAATAAACGGATTTTCTGAGCCGTCATAAGTGTTGTTGGCAAACGTGCATACCGCTTCCATCAGCGTATGAACCTGCCCGTGCGGCGGCGGTTGGTACAGGCTGTTGCCGTCGTTATCGGCGATAAAGATTTCGTCGTCCCGCCTGAATTGCCCAGGCTCGGCCTTGTTTTCAATGGCGTTACTGGTGGCAATGCGGTGTAAATCCAAAATCATTTCAACGCTCAACGGCGTATTTTTCAATTCAACCGCTTTTTTCATTAGGTGATAGTTGTTCACTATCATGATTTCGTCTTTGGTTTTGGGCTTGCGCTGCGATTTGAGCATATCCTTGGCCACTTTGCGCGTGGTGGCAGCACCTTCCAATTGAGCGGATGTAATCGCTTCTTCCATAATCAGGGATTTGAGCAGGAACCTATTTTGCTCGCTTCTGCCGAAGCCGCCCAGACTGGACGTGCCGATAGTGTTGCCGCAGCTTTTGTCAATCAAATGAAGCCGTGCCTGCAAGGAGTCGGGAATGCAGAACCAAAACCGATGCCTGAACGGAAAATCAATCGGTTTTTGGATTTTCATGCGGCTCTCCTTGACGGCGCGCCATTTCATTCGTGTGTCCTCCGTATGAATTCGGCGGAATTTGTCCCAATGCAGGTAGGTTCCGTTTTCATCGGTTACGGAGAATTCAGAATAATCTTTGATTTCAGTAAGAAAATTTGAAATATCCATGTCGGGATTGTCAGTGGCGGAGTGAAACAACTCGGCAGTTTGCACCATCTTTTCGGTAAGATGCTGTACATACTCCTGCTGCAACAGGGCAAATTCCGGAGGTCTGGAGATTTTCATGATAAATACCAAAATCGCGCAATTTTTTATAATTGAGTTATTTTAGTCAAATTTTAGAGAGGTGAAAAGTATTAAAATGAAAATTGGTAAGTAAGCATAGTCTTTATAAATAGAGGAGGGTAGTATCTACCATCTTGAAAAAAACAACTGGTTCAAGCAGTATTTATTGTTTTCAGACGGCCTTTTTTAGATTAGCTGTAAAGGTCGTCTGAAAAGCAAAAAGCAGTCCGCAACTTCATTTTGAAGGTACGGACTGCTTTTGTTTGGACTCGGTTAAGGTCGTACTTTGAGGATGCCTTGCATCTACAACCGTTTAGCGGAATTCAAAGAACTCTAAATGTTGCGACCGTGTTTTCAGGCTGTCTGAGATGCTGCGAGTGAAACTTCGGCTGCCGCAGAGCCACAGGCTGCGGTTTGCGCTATCGCGGACGGTCTGCCCGATGTGTTCGGCGGTGAGCCTTTGGG
Above is a window of Neisseria mucosa DNA encoding:
- a CDS encoding cell filamentation protein Fic, giving the protein MKISRPPEFALLQQEYVQHLTEKMVQTAELFHSATDNPDMDISNFLTEIKDYSEFSVTDENGTYLHWDKFRRIHTEDTRMKWRAVKESRMKIQKPIDFPFRHRFWFCIPDSLQARLHLIDKSCGNTIGTSSLGGFGRSEQNRFLLKSLIMEEAITSAQLEGAATTRKVAKDMLKSQRKPKTKDEIMIVNNYHLMKKAVELKNTPLSVEMILDLHRIATSNAIENKAEPGQFRRDDEIFIADNDGNSLYQPPPHGQVHTLMEAVCTFANNTYDGSENPFIHPVVQAIILHFLIGYIHPFGDGNGRTARALFYWFMLKNGYWLFEYISISRLLKNAPAQYAKSYLHAETDDLDLTYFIYYQCDIIKRAVTDLENYISDKQKHQQEFKAAIAQYIEKIGKLNQRQIGILQKAVEESGKIFTAQEIANQYGISLNTARSDLSKLGEYRFLVPFKSGNALEYVAPQDLLERLERK